The genome window AACCATGAGTCTAGAAGTTCACTCCAAGAGCAGAGACAATCTACACACTCAGATTGGTTTCTAAAGCAccttcagcacacacacacacatacacgcacatacACAGGGCTGCCACTGCTGTGAAGGATCTGACAGCCCCTCTGTGGGTGGTTTCTGGCTTTTGGAGAAAGTCTAAGGGTCATAGAGGATGAAGGTTTTGCTGGGGGCTGGGAGTTGGCAAGTAGAACTAACCAAGAACTAGGTAGGGGCAGTTGACTATAATAACGTTTTTGTCTAATTCCTTCTTTCTGCACAAGGGGAAACAGAATCCCAGCGCGTAGAAAGGACTCGCATAACACTATTCAGTTGAGATAGCAATAGGCAGAGGCTCGCCAACTGCTGACTCCTGGGGCAGTGCTCCTTGCCCCgccttcccctgtccctgggtgcCCAGTGCTCTTATGCTGCCCCATAGCTGCCCAGGGCTGGGCTAGAAGTAGGATGTGAAGAGAAGCTGTAGGGAAGTAACTCAGCATAATACAGCCAAGCCACACTCCCTGATGGGATCAGCTATCACAAACCtttctttcttgcatctttttcCTTCTGCCAAGAGCCTAGGTGCTATAGACCAAATGTTTATATCCTTCTAAAgtggaaacattactttgccaacaaaggtccatctagtcaaggctatgggtttttccagtagtcatgtatggatgtgagagttggactgtgaagaaagctgagcaccaaagaattgatgcttttgaactgtggtgttggagaagactcttgagagtcctttggactgcaaggagatccaaccagtccattctaaaggagatcagtcctgggtgttctttggaaggactgatgctaaagctgaaactccagtactggccacctcatgtgaagagttggcttattggaaaagactctgatgctgggagggattgagagcaggaggagaaggggatgacagaggatgaggtggctggatggcatcactgactcgatggatgtgagtttgagtgaactccgggagttggtgatggacagggaggcctggcatgctgtagttcatggggtcgcaaagagtcagacacgactgagtgactgaactgaactgaagttcatatgttgaaacttaacccccaatgtgatggtgttaggaggtaGGGTTTGAGGAGGTGATTAAgacatgagggtggagccctcatgaatgggatctATAAAAAAGACccttctgggactttcctggtggcccagtgattgggactttgcctttcaatgcacggggtgtgggttcgattcctgatccgGGATCTAGGATCCCAAATGTCTCTTTATCAGAAAATGAAACTTAAAGtgaaagcaatattgtaacaaactcagtaaagactttaaaaatggtccacatcaaaaaatctttaaaagaaacccCATATATCTCCTTTACCCCTTCTGTCATGTGGGGTTTCAATGAAGACAACTTatgggctctcaccagacactggTGAGATTCTTGTATttctgcccacaccttgattctTGTAtttcccagtctccagaactaagagaaataaatttctgctgtttaatcCACCCAATCTATGGTATTCCTAGTTCATACAGCAGACTGAGTGAACTAAGATGCTAGGAGAGGTAGTTGAACACTTAACCAGCCCCCCAGTTCTGCCCAGAACCCTCCTCATCTCTCTCATGGCTGACCCATTCTTATTCTTCAAGCATTAGCCGAGAatcaccttctccaggaagctgCCTCCTCAACTGAGTGTTCCTACCACGTTCCCAGAGCATTGCTGGATCAGTCACCACCTTACCCTGGGGACCTGTGACTGTCTGTTTCTCTCCCTACACTGTATGCTCCTCAAAGGCATAGGGATTTGAGAATTTGGATATATACATCTCAGGGAGGCTCTTATTCAGCTTACCACATatccatctcatttaatctttgggTGGTAGTGCTATGACATAGCTTCATTAAATAGAGGTAGAAAAGTGCATGGCACagagtaggcattcaataaatgttcatgGAGATGATCTGGTGTAAGAGCTGTCCTTCCCTGGGCAGAAGTCCCTGGAGTGTGTATTCAGTCTTGTGTCTGCCCTGAAGTCTTCTCCCACAATCCCCTCCactgggagaagagagaggttCTGTCAGAGTGCTCAGCACTTTACCATTTTCCCCTGGAATGGCTCTGTCTCTCCATTGAGACAGAATCTCCTTTGAAGCAAACATGAACTCTCATATGTCTTCTAAATTCTTTGGCTCTTTTCACACTGCTATTGAGTTTCAAAGacacttttttctcccttttagaCTGTGAAACGAGGGAGCATACGCCCATTTTGCAGAAGAGTAAAGCAAGGCTCAGGCTAGATACAGAATCAATTCTTGAAAAGTATTGGTTGATGGACTCTGTCTTGCTCCCAACCCTTAATCTTCATGACTTCCAGCTCTAGGGATTCTCTACACCCTCAGCAGCCCCAGCCTTAAGTCTCAGCTCTGCTCTTGGCTATCTTTTGTTGTCTCTCTCTGCCATTTAATTTTTGGATATTATTCCtttggtgtgcatgtgtgcatgtgcacacacacacaggcacacactgtTCCAGCTCCCAGAATCTTTCCAGGACTGACATCTTTACACAGCCCTTACCTCTCCCccatctttatctgtaaaatgctgAACTTGCCTCTGCTTGACCTCCTTCCCCTTGTGTCAGGGACCAGACTTACACATACTTCACTGCACAGCTTTCTGTAACTTTAGAAATGACCATAAGGTAATCTAATTTTTCTTTAGTAGAAACACCTAACAATCCCCCTGGCAGTGATTAAGAGCTTCAGGTCTAAAAATCAGACTGCCTAGGTTAGAATCCAGGTTTTAGCACTTGTCAATTGTGTGATCTTAAGAAAATAGATTAAGACAAcctaaaaattccatggatgaaggagcctggtgggttacagtctatggggtcacgaagagtcggacatgactgagagacttcacgaTTCATgatactgaatgggagaaaatatttgcaaatgatgtgtcTGATAAGAGGTTCatatccaaaacaaacaaacagctcatacaagtcaatatttaaaaaacctgATGGAAAAAATGGTGAGAAGACCTGATTAGATGTTTTCctaaagaaggcatacagatggccgagaggcacatgaaaagatgttcaacagcaTTAGTCagtggagaaatgcaaatcaaaaccacagtaagatatcacctcatatctgtcagaatggctatcatcaaaaagaccacaaataaaaaatgttggcgagaatgtggagaaaagggaactttgaTGCACTGtcagtggaaatgtaaactggtacagccacaaaagacaaatactatatgtttTTACttctatgtagaatctaaaaaaataaaacaagtgaatgatatagcaaaatagaaatagatccagaggtacagagaacaaactagtggctgCCATTAgggagtgggatgggggaggtgcaAAATAAGGGCAGGGTATTAAGAGATATACTGCTAGGTGTAAAACGATATGATACAAGGATGTAATATATGGTATAtggaatatagctaatattttataaatttaaatggagtataacctataaaaatatggaatcactatgttatacagCTGAAACTAAGTAAATCAATTGTACCTtgattaaagtaaaaaataaattttgctgtaaaaaagaaaagaaaaaagtacattaatttttctgggctcagtttccttatccaaAAAAGTgaagaacaataataacaattttCTCATTCAATACCTGGGAGGTgctatttttcaggcaagatttGCTTAGTGGTCCCAGCTTCTGGGCCTTTCTCCACTTTTGTCATAACACCTTTCCTTTCCTGAACAACCCTTCTCCCTCATCCTGATGCTTGCCAACACAAGTTATCTGGAAGGGGCAGTGACATCAGTCATGCACACTTTAAGGGGGATTTAATCTGCTGTGTCTCTTCCCAGGGCCATTTTCCCCTTGGAGCCCCCTTTGCAATCACAGGCAGGAGGCCCAGACCTGCAAATTGCAGACCAAATCTGCAAATGGGAATGAGATCCTGGACGACCAGTTGAAGGAGTCACTGCAGAAGACTCCCTCACACCCCTACTGTCCCACTAAATAGATAACCATCTTGCAGTCATCCTTGCTTTTTCCGTTATGCTGACTTGGTGGGGGAGAGGAGGTGTTGGCACCTGGAGGAGATGTGATAGAAGGCATTCCTGAATGACTTCATCTCTGGGCTTTGCCTCTCAAAATTCCTGTCAAATCAGCTCTACCCTTTAAGGGACGGAAGAAGGGTCAGCATTCCAGAAGTTCCTTGTCATACCCAGACTTTTAATCAGGTGACACTGGAGAATTAGCATCCTAGTGCAGGAGGTCgtgagagggcagggagggggtcTCAGGCGTCTCTTGGCCCCTGCCCCGTGCTTGTCTTTCTGGCAACACCGGAGTTGAGGAGAGCAAGAACTCTTGCGTTGGTGGCTCAGCGTGATCAGAACCACGGACAGCGGTCAGCGCGCCCGAGGGACCGGCGGTCTGGCGCAGGGCACAGGCTTGCGCTCTTCCAGGCGGGGTGCCGAGTTCCAGGCGGGGAGGGAAGACGCGCTGCAGTGATGGGGTGTTGGCTGGGGCTGTTCTTTGTGAGTCACCTCGTGCGCCCGGCATTTGCGTCGAGTCTCTGATCGCTGGGGTTCTCTCTTCTCAATTcaggaatgggggtggggaggaaagaaaaaaaatccacgcTAATGCCCCCGGCGGTTTTGcaggaaaggaagcagagagagacacGAAAGACTATTGGTGTCTACCCCTCCCTGCCTACGCCCCCACTCCCGCACCCCACCCCTCcaaacccccccgccccccaccccgggcgCGCGTTCCAGCTCCCGGTCAGGCCCATTTCTATACAAGGCCTGCTctccccagcctccacccccTCGGCGCGGAGAGGTGCATTCCCCCGCCCTGAGCTCAGCGGGTCGGGCCGGAATGCGGCCGATAAATCAGAGATAACCCAGAGAGGCAGGGCCGGCCCAGCTCCCAGGACCAGGGATAAAAGGCCTCTGTTGCCCAAGGATCCGGGAGAGCGCCCACCGGGCACTAGAAGGTGAGACGTGAGGCCCAACCCAGCGAAGCAGCCGCGGCCGCAACCTCCATCCGCTCCGCCAGCGACATGGACCCCCAGACAGCGCTGTCCCGGGCGCTCCTGCTTCTCCTCTTCTTGCACCTGTCGCTGCTAGGATGTCATTCCCACCCACTGGGTGGCCCCGGCTCGGCTTCGGAACTGCCTGGGTTACAGGTGAGCGCTGCTGAACTGCGTAAACCCGGTTCGCCAAGAGGGCGCGGACAGCAGCAGTTAACGggtccccatccccccaccctccacttACATCACAAGAGGTCCCCACCCTCCCTTGGGAATTAGTGATATGAGAATCAGAAAGGGAATTAGAAAATGGAGAGACTGGGTGCGGGAAGCCGGTACCCAGCGCTGTTGGATCGCTTTGCCGCCGTCGAGGGTGGCTGGGCCCAGGTGCGGGTTTCTGAAGCTGCGGCTCCCCTACCGTGCATTGCAGGAGCTGCTGGACCGTCTACGAGACAGGGTCTCGGAGCTGCAGGCGGAGCAGCTGCGCGTGGAGCCCCTCCAGCAGGGCCAGGGCCTGGAAGAAACCTGGGACTCCCCAGCGGCAGCCCCCGCGGGGTTCCTTGGGCCCCACCACAGCCTCCTCCGGACCCTGCGGGGCCCCAAGATGATGCGCGACTCGGGCTGCTTTGGACGGAGGCTGGACCGGATCGGCTCCCTCAGCGGCCTGGGCTGCAATGGTGAGCGCCTATCCCCATTCCCACTGCACATCACCATTAGAGCCACTTCTGGGTCCGATGTCTCAGGGGACCAAATTTTGAACAAAGAACATCACTCTTGTTTGCTGGCAGTCTTCAGGGCCAAGGCATGCTTCTCTGGGAATATTAAATTTGGACAACATTCATTATCATGTTTGGGAGCCCCTTCTATCCACATCCTGCCTCTGACTGAAAGGGGCAGAATCTTTAGGATGTAATTCAGTCACTGTTCAGCAGACCCTCCTTGGAGCAGAAAGAGTAGTTaacatttttcctcctggtttccCCTGAACTGTCTCAAGCTGCAAAGGCAGAGGGGAGGGTCACCAGGGGGATCCCTGGTTTacaaggaggaaggggaggtcCGGGGAGATGGGTTATTCCGAAGCCCCAAACATGCAGATGAACTGAAGAGGGGGGGTGGCAGGGGTGGCACAGAGTGAGGGAAAGCTCAGATCCTTCCTGTCTCCCACCCCAAAGTCATCATCACCCTCTCTTTTCCCCCCACAGTGCTGAGGAGGTACTAAGAGGAGGTCCTGGCTGCAGATATGGCTGTATCTGATTCTCCATCAACTCCTGATCCCCTTGGAAGCAactcctatttatttttatttatttatttatttggttgttttaTATAAAATGGTTCTTATCTTTGGACACAAATTTTCCATGATGAAATAAAGTCAGTATTATagctttttccttttgaaattcatttgtctcagtgttttaaaaaataacccatcgtttaaaaaaaaaaacaaaacaactctgtGTTTTCTTGCAAGTCCCAAAGTTGTCCATTTAATGGTGGGGTGTCCCCACATGGCTTCAAGGGCTGATGATCAAGCAGTTGCTGGGAGGGGGACTACTTttcttgaaagttttttttttcttgttctgaaaTGTCTCTAAACACCTCAGACACTTGAGACACTTTCCAGAAACTACTTTtgaaagtctgacagtttctttGTGGGAGCTAAATGGACCCTGATGTATTCCTGCTTCATGAGGGTGTGTGGCAGGGTATTTGCCCCTTGCCTTCCTTCTGCCTAGAATTCTGTGACTGGAGGTACTGTCTGTATATTTGTTGTTTCCAGAAGCTCTCAGAGATCGAgggcagtgtgtatgtgtgtgtgtgtgtgtgtgtgtgtgtgtgtgtgtgtatcagagagagagagagagggatgctGGCTTATTTGGATTCTTGATGAGTGTGagttctccctcctgcctccaaccTCAGGTTCAAACCTTCAATTCCTGATGTCATCCTGGAAAGGTGATTTCAAAACCCTGAGTTTAATAGCATTTTCATTTCCTGAGCCCACAAGCATAGAAGTGCCTGAAAGAGGCCCAGCATTTCAGAGTGCCCTTCCCTTGGGGTCCCACATTTTTACTTCTTCTCTGCCCTAGAGAGGAAAGATTTTTATTCTAAGGCAGGAAAAGAGACAAGCCCCAGAATCCTACTGTGCTGCCTTAATCAGCTGGGAGTCCTAGTAGGGGGTCACTGCCCTCTCCTCTCAGGATGCCCCTCCCCCTGCATCTTGGGTTCCAGGCATCCCACGTCATGTGATGGAACTTGCTCTTGCTTTCAACCTATGCAGTTTACTTTGCCAAGAATGCCTTTTATGGTACCAGCTCATCAGGAGAACAGGACTATAagtatccccattttatggacgAGAAAACTGAGACCAAGAAAAGGGAAGCATCTTACCTGAAAGCATACAGCTGCTAAGTTCCAGAGCTAGAATTTGAGCAGGGATCCTTGTGAATCTGGAGCCTGTACTCTTTCCCTCTGCTCCAGACCTTTAACTGCACTCATGACTTTCCTGCTGTCCTCATCTGATGTTTCTTTGAGTGAGGGGGAACCAGAATTGGTGgatgttttatttctcattttaacccAGTTTGCATCTGAGGTGATAGATATCTAATGAGattaaagttttgaaaataagGTTTTAGGACCAATTTattctcaaaacaaacaaacaaaaaaaacctgtgaGTCATCTTTGCCTAATGTTTTGACCCTGGGTGGTAATAAGTAATTAGcatagttaatatttataaagaactTATAATGTCCAGGCACAGTTCCATGAACTCATATCAGCCCTCACAACAGCTATGCAGGAAGAACTCTTGTTATCATTCATTTTACAaagtgaggcacagaaaggtggtatgtcttgctcagggtctctcagttggtaaagcggcagagccaggattcaagccCACACAGGCTGGCCCAACATCCATACACCTAATCACTGACCAATCCACCTCTTCCCAGGCCAGTGAATTAGGCTCGCTGGTGGGATGGATGGGTGGCTGATGTCCCCTTGTAATGGCATCAGTCAGTTCAACATCTGGGGCCACTGCCTGTTGTCAACTTCCCTCCCCTGGTCAGATGATGAAGACAGATTCCTCCCAGAACACCCACTTTACAAACCCAGCCAGCACTTCAGAAGTCTTCCAGGTAAGTCCAGTTCTTCCATAAATAGGGCTCCGGTGATAGAGTCTGTGCATGATACAGATACATTTGTTACTTGAGGCTTTTCACCTAAGCCAAGGTCCAGGAAAAAGGACTCTAAAACAAACCAAAGAGCCAAATGTGACTTCTGGATGGTGGGGAATTGCTGGTCTGATACCCAACGGAATGACATCTCAGCAAGCTCCTCCTGTGCTTGGTGTTTGTCAGCAGTGAAATGGCACATGCACTGTCTAAGGATGCCCTTTAAAACCAGCCCTCCCTGACCTGTGGCCCTGGCCCCTTCAAACACATCCCCATGGAGCTACAGCCATGGCCTTAATCTCCCTGACTTACCTATGATCAACCTTGTCCTCCAAAGAAGCTGCCAGATTATGTATCTCCATGGATGCTTGTCACTGTAACCTACCCAGAAAGACATGTTGGTGGACACAGACCCATGCTTCACAGCCCACAGCTTTGCAGCTAAAAGGAGCTTCAGTAGAGGGTGAGCATGCTCTGCTGGGTCTCCAGTGTTGAAGCTATTGAAGTCAGGACAGTGTTGGACCTGAATTCTTCATCTCTTGTCACAGATTTTACACTCCCCCCTCCATCCTTTTTGGGGCAGCTTTGACCTTCCTGAGAATGATTTGTGGCACAAAAAGAATgcatcctccctgcccccacccccgaaCCAGGTCTAAGCACGAAGTCATGAGCTTGACCATTTGTCTTGTTCATCTTGCAGCTCTCAGCTATCTTTGTCTCTTAGAATTTTTCACGAATTCAGTGCATTTCTACTAAGAGGCCTGTTTCTCTCATGGGATGAAGAGCTGGGCCTCATGGAACTGTGTGGGCATTCTATAGCATTTCAGCCCTGGGACAGTGGCTCCCATTCTTTTGCCCCTAGTATTGTGTCTCTGACACTGCCAAACACAATCCTTGCCCTCACAGTGCACACCAGCCCTACTTCCATCTGGAAGCATCCCACTTTCCTGCCCCCAGACTTTCTCTGGCAGCCAGAGCCCACTTCCTGGGGGCAGGCAGGAAGTTCTGGGAAATTGACATGGACCAGGAGCAGCACTCAACCCATACCAAGTAGTGTCTTCGGTTCACAGGTGGCGTGCATCTTTTACTGGTCCCCAGATTTCTCTGCAGCAAATGGGTATTAAGCTGCAGCTGCCTATGGTGATCACTAAACCCCTCTCCCTGGCCACTTCCCCAGTCTCCTGCCAATATTTCCTGGGATTGTCTCGAAAATAAACTACTTTGCCTGAATACATATCTCAGGCTCAGGAGAACCTAAACTAAGACACTCCCTAATGAGTAAACCTTCTTCCAGGGCTCCCCGCCCTTGATGACTTCAGCCCTTGGAATCTTCCTTGACTTCATTCTTTGACTGGACCACCCAGGCAGGTACCATGTCCattcctccttctttccctcaCCACTCATTCCCATATTGGTACACCAGCTTCCTAactgcctccccacccctgctccaggcttccctactTGGTTCTTCCTGCATCAGGGGGAGAAAGCAGAACCCTCATTCCTTAGCCAAAGGGAGACTCCTCCTCTCTGTGAGGCCCCCAAGGAGGGCATGTACTCCTTGGAGGGCATACACCCAGGTATGTCCATGGGTGGtgtgctggagggggtgtggtgAATCAGGTCACTGCGGAGGAAATTAAGATGAActcatactggagtagggtgggaTCCTGATTCAGTGTAAATGAGtgagtgttagttactcagtcgtgtctgactcttttcgaccccatggactgtcgtccaccattctcctctgtccatggaattctccaggcaaggataatggggtgggttgccattcccttctccagaggatcctccagatccagggatggaacctgggtctcctgcattggcaggcagattctttatagtctgagccaccagggaagcccaattcagtCTGACTGGTccttacaagaaaaaaagagagaaacccaAGAAGGAAGAGATGAAGATCAGAGAGATGCATCTGTAACCAAGGAATGCCAAAGGCTGCTGGCAGCTACCAGAAGCTGCTGGCAGCTACCAGAAGCtgcaagagacaaggaaggatccTACCATACAGGTTTTAGAGGGAACGTGGCCCCGATGACTCCTTGATTTTGGActctagccttcagaactgtgagacaatacagTCCTGTTGTTTTAAGATACCTAGTTTgtagtactttgttacagcagcccaaagGATTTGATGCAGTGCCCTCATCCTTTTATTTCCTCACAGACTGTTCCAAGATGCTGGGTCCCATGAAA of Capricornis sumatraensis isolate serow.1 chromosome 14, serow.2, whole genome shotgun sequence contains these proteins:
- the NPPB gene encoding natriuretic peptides B yields the protein MDPQTALSRALLLLLFLHLSLLGCHSHPLGGPGSASELPGLQELLDRLRDRVSELQAEQLRVEPLQQGQGLEETWDSPAAAPAGFLGPHHSLLRTLRGPKMMRDSGCFGRRLDRIGSLSGLGCNVLRRY